One Paenibacillus sp. SYP-B4298 genomic window, TCGCAGCGGCTGCTGCGCTGCGAGCGGAATCGTTGCAAGGACAGGAGCAGCGCGAGATTGAGGAGCGGTATGGTTCTGTGCAGGAGTTGCGCGAGATGGAGAGGCGGCAGAATTCTGGGCGGGAGCTGCCCGAGGAGGAGTTGCAGCGGCGTTCTGGGCAGGAGCTGCCCGAGGAGGGGTTGCAGCGGCGTTCTGGGCGGGAGCTGCCCGAGGAGGAGTTGCAGGAGCGTTCTGGGCAGGAGCTGCCCGAGCAGGAGTTGCAGGAGCTGCACGAGATAGAGGCCCGGCAGCAGTTGGAGCGACTGAGCGGCCGACTGAATGAAGCGCTGCTGGGCAAGGAGGAGGTTGTCCGGCTGGCGCTGGCAGCGCTGCTGGCGGGCGGGCATCTGCTGCTGGAGGATGTGCCGGGAGTAGGCAAGACGCTGTTGGCGCGTGCATTTGCAGGTGCTATAGGGGGCACGTTCGGAAGAATTCAGTTTACGCCTGATCTGCAGCCTGCCGATATTACCGGCGGTTCGATCTGGGATGCCAGGCAGCGTGATTTCGTGTATCGGCCGGGGCCATTGATGAATCATGTGGTGCTGGCCGATGAGTTGAACCGGACGATGCCGCGCACCCAGGCGGCGCTCCTGGAGGCGATGGAGGAGCGCAGGATGACGATCGATGGCGTGACCCGCGAGCTGCCAGAGCCGTTCATGCTGATCGCCACGCAAAACCCTCTTCAGGATGAAGGCACCTTCCCATTGCCTGGGGCACAGCTCGATCGCTTCATCATGCGGCTGGGGATCGGTTATCCGTCTGTAGCGGATGAGGTTCGCATGCTGGAGCACAGCCGACCCCCGGCCAGGCAGTCGCAGGGGCATACATCTGTCATGCCTGCAGGACACTGGCTGGAGCTGCAGCGGCGGGCGGCTCGGGTGAGCGTGCATCGCTCGCTGCTTGGCTATGCGGTACAGGTCGTGACTGCGACCCGGCAGTCTGCCGCGCTGGCGCTCGGAGCCAGCCCGCGCGCTACCCGTGACTGGGTGAGGGCAGCGCAAGGGACCGCTTATCTGGACGGGCGGGAGTATGTTGTACCGGATGATCTGAAGGCGACAGCGCTGCCGGTGCTGGCACATCGGCTGGTGCCGCGCGACGATTACTATGTCGACGGACGCGCCGCGGAGCAGGCGCTGGAGAAGATTCTAAGACAGTGTCCGCTACCAGGCGAGTTGGATGCGGGCAGGAGGCTGTCATGAGAGGGCGTCCGTGGATCAGTTGGCCGATCCTGCTCGGTGTCTGGGGCTTCCTTGCTGCAGGCATCGGGAAGCGTGGCGGCTATGTGGAGTGGTTCGCCCTAGCGATCTTGACCGGAATCATCCTGCTGGCTGGCTTGTCCCCATGGCTCGCTGTTCGCAGGCTTGCGGCCGAGCGACGGCTGTCGGCCGAGCTGCTGCAAGCCGGAGAGGAACTGCGGGTAGAGCTGCAATTTCAGTCGGCTCCTATATGGCCAATTGTATGGATTGCCATTCAGGACGAACTGTCCAGCATGACAGATGAACAGGCACAGACGGTGCGGTATCGCCGAATTGTGCTGCCTTGGTTCCGTACCGACTTTCGACTGCACTATTATATCTCTCCGGTACGGCGGGGCGAATGGGCGTTCAATCGCCTTCAGGTCGAGGCAGGCGATCTGCTAGGACTATGTAGCCGGAGACTGAAGCTGCGAGTATCTTGCGATGCTCGTGTGCTCGTGCTCCCGCAGCCTGCAGCGGCAGGAGAGAAGCTGAAGCTCTGGACTGGAGGAGGGAGGCTTGCGGGAAGAGCGGGGCAGGGACTGCCCGGAGCGGCAGCAGCGGCGGGCTGGCGGAGTCACCAGGCCGGACCTGGCGAGGAGCGGCGCCCTTACATGCCAGGGGATGCGTACCGCTATCTGGACTGGCGGCAGGCTGCCAAGGGGCGCGGGCTGCAGGTACGCAAGCAGGGGCAGGAGGGAGCTGCACGTTGCCTGATTGCCTTGGACGGTTCCGCAGCCGCGCATGGGCAAGATATGGAGCGATTCGATGCCTGTATCGCCAAGGCGTTGTATGCCTATGGGGAGGCTATCCGCCAAGGTATGCAGGCGCAACTGCTCTGCAACAGCGCACAGCCGCTGAGACTGCGCCAGGGCGGAGGGGGCGGAGCCTCACAAGCGGGGGCTTCCGCGGGAGCATTGTTGCTGGCGCGTGTGCGGGCGGATGGGCAGCGGAGCCTGGCGACGGTACTGGCTGCGGACAAGCTGCGGCTTCCGCAGGGCGGCGTGCTGCTCTGCATCAGCAGCGAGGCAGGCGGCTGGGAAGAGCTGCTGCGGCTTGCTGCCGCTCGGCGTTGCCGGGTGGAGCTATGGCTCATCAGTCGTGGTGCTGCGCCAGCCCATGCGATGCGCGAGCAGATCCGCATGTTCGAGCAGCAAGGCGGGGCGGTCAAGCTGTGGACGATGGAACGAAGCGGTCTGCGGCAGACCGCGGCATGTGGAGAGGAGGAGCGCCATGAGGATCAGGGGAGCGGACTCGTATCCTGATACGGCTGGTACAAGCCGAGGCGGCGGCAAAATTGATGCCAGAGGACAGGCTAGCTATAGAGGACGGACGAGCGAAAGAGGACAGGCAAGCCACAGAGGACATGCAAGCCACAGAGGACAGACAAGCCACAGAGGTCGGACAAGTCACAGAGAGCAGGCAAGCCACAGTGGACAGGCAAGTCGCGGTGGGCAACGAGCAGACAGAGAGAGCGCTCAGTCCGAGGCGGCTGGGGCAAGTCGCCAGATTGCTGTGCCGCAACGTTGGCCATTCCTGGTGCGTCTGGTGACGACCGCGCTGCTGCTGACACTCCTGTGTCAGTGGCTGCTTCCGCTTGAAGGGATGCAGGCGGTGACGGGATTGTATCATATTGGCCCGCTCTACCCTCTCATGGCGATCGCGCTTGCGAGCGGTGTGCTGCTGCTGCCAGGGTATGCGGCGCTGCTGCTCAATGGCGCAAGCTGCCTGTATGCAGTCATGGCGTTATATTACCGACATGCTGACCCCGTTCAATGGCCGTCCAGGCTAGGAGGGGCGCTATGGTCCGATCTGAGTCGTTTGCTGTCCGGTCGGATGGAGGTTTCCGGTGAGCTGCGGACGCTGCTGCTGTTCATCGGTGCAGTGCTGCTCGCCCATACATTGCAGAGCTTGATGTGGCATCGGTTCTGGGGGCCGGGTCTGGCTCTGGGCACAGGCATCTATCTGCTGCATCTTCATTGGGCAGGAGGCATTCCGGTAGAGCGGGAGCTTATAGTGACGGCTGCGGCCGGGATGATGCTGACAGCGTGCATCACATACTGCCGCGCGATCTGTTATGACGGAAGCATTCTATTACACAGGAAGCCTGCTGTGCTGCGCGCTCTCAAACCTTCCAGATGGTGGCTGTCCGCGACCGTATGCGCGGCTGTCTTGCTCGCTGCAGGGTGGGGGGCAGCGTCAGGCAAGCCGCGGCTGGACGAGCCAGCAGGCTGGGTAGAAGGATGGTCAGCCAGTCGACTGTGGACGCAGGAGCATGGGGGAGCCTCCAGACATCAGCTTGAGGCCACGCTCCAGTCACAGGGTCTGGCGGATGCACTCGGCGATCGGGGGCGGACTGGCTACGGCGCCTATAGCGGTACTCTCGGCCAGCCGCTCGCGACGGATGAGAGGGTGCTGTTCACGGGCTATTCCCCTCGTCCCCTCTATTGGCGTGGAGATGTGATGGATGTATATGATGGCCGGGGATGGAAGCTTAGTGAGCAGCGGCTTGTGCGCAAGATGATTGGCGGTGATGCTGAGCCCTCCACAAGTCCATCGGCTGTAACGCCGTTGACTACGCAGCAGCAGGAGAGCCGGACTGTAGTGAACGAGCCTATTGAACGTAACGGAGAGCTACAGCAGGGGGAATGGATGGGCGAGAGGGAGAGGGTCTCATCTAATGGGATGAACAGGGAAGACGAACCGCTCGTTAGCCTGAGCCATAAAATGTCCAGCGATGTCATTGTTCAGCGGATAGTGCTGGAGCAGCCGTCCTCCGATTGGCCGTTGTTCCATGGCGGTCAGGATGGAATGGTATTGAAATTGGAGGCGGACGGCAAGCAGGCAAGCGATTACGCTGCGGATGCCGACACAGGCACGCTCAGGCCGACAGGGGCGGGTGTCCGCTCCTATACGATCCAGGCTGTGCTGCCTGCTGATCCGCCTGGATGGCGGATGCAAACGCAGGGCGAACTGGCAGAGCCAAGCACCGGAGCGGTGGCGGGGGAGAGTGGCGGATATGGGGTGCAGGGCATGGAAAGGTACTTACAATTGCCCGAAGGACTGCCGGAGAGGATTGGGAAGCTGGGTTCACATATAATGGAAGGAAAAGGTGGATTCCAGGAGCAGGCCAGGGCGCTTGAGCATTATCTGCGCTCCTCCTACCTCTACACGTTGGAGGATACGAGCGTGCCGAAGCAGGGGCGCGACTTTGTCGATCATTTCCTGTTCGAGCAGCAGCAGGGCTATTGTGTGCATTTCTCGACCGCAATGGTCATCATGCTGCGTACACAAGGCATACCCGCCCGCTGGGTGAAGGGATTCGTACCAGGCGAGCCGGTAACGGCTGGAGCATTGCAGGCGCGGCAACTAGGCAGCAGCGCATCCGTGCCGATGCAGCAGGCGGAAGCCTCATCGCCGCTGACCGCCTATACGGTGCGCGGGAGCGATGCCCATGCCTGGGTCGAGGCCTATATCCCCGGCTCAGGCTGGGTCGCGTTCGATCCTACACCCGGCTATGGCGCAGCGCTCGGAGCCGGGGCGTCGCCCCAGCCTGCGGCCTCAGCTTGGACGCCTAAGCTGTATGAGAAACTGCAAGCGCTATGGCAGCCGCAGACCGCCCTGCTGCTCCTGTGCCCTGCTCTGCTGCTTGGCGGCGGCAGTGCCGCGTTGTGGCTTGCGCGCAGGCAACTGGCGCTCAAGTGGGCGCTGCGGCGCTACCGCAGAGCTGCGCCTGGAAGCAGCACTGCGCGCCGCCGCTTCCTCACGGTCAGCGCCGCGTACTGGCGGCTGCTGTACGACCGTTACGGCTCCAAGCCCGCAGGGATGACGGGGCGGGAATACCTCGCCCGGCTCGCGCTTGCGCAATCAGCCGCTAAACGGCTGGAGCAGCTAGTGACCTGGGAGGAGCAGCAGCGTTATGGTGGAGGAGGCATGGTGCCGCCGGAGTATGGGCAGGTAATGGCTGTCCTGATTCCACTCCCATCTGCTGGGGTCTAGGACAGTTTGTCCGTTAATGCTTGACCGTGTCTATCCTGGTTATATATAATATTTGCTATGAATTGAGGGAGGCACGGACATGACAACTGCTAATGAAATTATCGTTGTTCTCGACTTTGGAGGACAATATAACCAACTGATCGCCAGACGCATCCGCGACCTGGGGGTGTACAGCGAGCTGCTGCCGTTCAACACGACAGCAGAGAAGATTCGTGAGCTGAATCCTAAAGGCATCGTGTTCTCGGGCGGTCCGGCGAGCGTATATGAAGAGAATTCGCCGATTGTAGATCCGGCTGTATATGATCTGGGTATTCCGATTCTGGGCATTTGCTACGGCATGCAGTTGATGTCTCACCAGCTTCAGGGCAAGGTAGAGCGCGCAGGCAAGCGGGAGTATGGCAAGGCTGAGGTAGAGTTCCGTTCGGAGAGCCATCTGATCAAAGGACTGGACAAGGTTCAGACGGTATGGATGAGCCATAGCGACCTCGTGGTCGAGCCGCCGCAAGGCTTTACAATAGATGCGGGCACAGATCATGCGCCAATCGCGGCGATGAGCCATGCGGAGAAGCAATTTTACGCGGTGCAGTTCCACCCAGAAGTGCGCCACTCCGTCTACGGCAATGAGATGATCCGCAATTTCCTCTATGAGGTGTGCGGCTGTGAGGGCTCATGGAGCATGACGACCTTCATCGATGATACGATTCGCGAGATTCGCGAGCAGGTGGGCAGCAGCAAGGTGCTGTGCGCGCTGTCTGGCGGCGTGGATTCCTCTGTTGTTGCGATCCTGCTGCACAAGGCGATCGGGGATCAACTGACGTGTATGTTTATTGATCATGGCCTGCTGCGCAAGGGCGAAGCAGAGAGTGTCATGGAGACCTTCGTGGGCAAGTTCGATATGAAGGTGCTCAAGATTGATGCCAGAGATCGCTTCATGAGCAAGCTAGCTGGGGTAGACGATCCAGAGCAAAAACGTAAAATTATCGGCAACGAGTTTATTTATGTGTTCCAGGAAGAGTCGGACAAGCTGGACGACTTTGAATTTTTGGCGCAAGGCACGCTGTATACGGACATTGTAGAGAGCGGCACAGCTACGGCGCAAACGATCAAATCGCATCACAACGTAGGCGGCCTGCCAGAGGACATTAAGTTCAAGCTTGTCGAGCCGCTGAAAGCCTTGTTCAAGGATGAGGTTCGCAAGGTGGGCACCGAGTGCGGCCTGCCGGATGCGATCGTATGGCGTCAGCCATTCCCTGGCCCTGGACTTGCGATTCGTGTGCTGGGCGAGGTGACCGAGGAGAAGCTGCACATTGTGCGCGAGTCGGATGCGATACTGCGTGACGAGATCATCAAGGCAGGTCTGGATCGCGAGATCTGGCAATATTTCACTGCGCTGCCGAACATGAAGAGCGTGGGCGTTATGGGCGATGCCCGCACCTACTCCTACACCGTCGGCATCCGCGCCGTCACCTCGATCGACGGCATGACCGCCGACTGGGCGCGCATCCCGTGGGACGTGCTGGAGAAGATCAGCGTGCGGATCGTTAATGAAGTGGATAACGTCAACCGTATTGTGTATGATGTGACATCCAAGCCGCCGGCCACGATTGAGTGGGAATAGGTACGATGGAGCTAGAAAGCCTTTAAATAAGGGCCTTCTAGCTCTTTTTTTGGTGCAATATCATTACAGCAAGTCAAATCAAATCCTAATCCCTCCAAATCCTTATACTAAAGGTAAAGCAGTTGAAAAGAGGTGAGTAGAAGAATGTATACGTGGCAGGAGCAAATCCAGATCATCGTTGATGAAATTGATGAATGTATTAAAAATGGTTGTGATGAAGCTTTGACATTAAGCTCTCTTTCTCGCAGGCTAGGTTATTCCGAGTTTTATACAACGAGAAAATTTAAAGAAATAGCGGGTATGCCATTTCGTGACTATCTACGCCATAGAAGATTAGCTTTTGCACTAAAAGAGGTTAGAGATAGTGAGAGAAGTATGTTGGATATTGCTTGTAATTATGGTTTTTCATCACATGAAGCTTTTAGCAGAGCATTCAAAGCAACCTATGGTGTAGCGCCAAGTGAATACCGTAAAGCGCCTAAGCCTGTCGTTCTTCGTACAAAAATAAACTCTTTTGACCGCTACTTTTTAGGATTGGGAGAGATTGGTATGATGAAATCTACAGATGAGGTTAACATTTACTTTGTAACGATTCCCGCACACAAATTTTTGCACATTAAAAACAGTGAGAGTAATGGGTACTGGGATTTTTGGCAAAAGCAAAGTCTTATTCCGGGACAGGATTGCGAAACAATTTGCGGATTACTTGATAGTATTAAGGGCAAATTGGATGACGATGGTGGGAGCGAGGTTAACAGCGGCAGCGGTCAGATTATGGCCTATATTAGTGACTCTGAGGGTAGACGATGCGATTGGGGTTTCCCACGTATAGAGTGTTACGGGATACGTCTTCCATGGGATTATAGAGGTGAAGTCCCCTCACAAATGCGAATGATGGATGTTCCCGAAGCAGAATATGCTGTATTCGAACATGGGCCATTTAATTATGAGCAGGAAAATCGTAGTGTAGAGGAGAAGGTTGAGAAGGCAATGGCAGCCTTTGATTCTACAACTACCAGTTACTGCTTGGATATTTCCCCTGGCAGAATCATGTATTGTTATCATGATCCGGAGCGGTTTCTGAAATATATCAGACCAGTAAAGAAGAATGATGGAGTTCATTAGGGGCGTTTCAGGTAAAAGGTACAGGTAAAGCTGAGGGTAACGGGGGCGTCCAACAGTGTCTACAAGACTTGCTGGATAGCCCCTCTTCGTAGTATCAGGTCAATCAGATATTGCTGGTTGGCCTATTTTCTCAGTCAACCCTGCACAGGGGCTGGGTATCAGCCGTTTATACTTGGGAACGGTTAGTCAGACTTAAGGGAACCACAATCTCGACCTGTGTGCCCCAACCGGGCTTGGAGCGGATTACCAGAGAGGCGGAGGCTCCGAATTGCAGATGAAGCCGCTTATAGGTGTTGGACAAGCCGATATGGCTGGTCTGGCTGTCATCGGAGCTGTCCAGCGAGCAGCGTAGCTTGCTCTTGATCTGATTCAGGCGATTGGGAGCCATGCCCGTCCCGTTGTCGGTTACGCTCAGTACCAGTTGCCCGCCCCGTTCGCGAATTTTGATCCGAATGATTCCGGTTCCTTTTTTGTTCTTGATACCATGATACAGCGCATTCTCGACAAGCGGCTGAAGCAGCAGCTTGGTCACATGGTAATGCAGAACCGTCTCGTACACATCCCATACAACGCTGAATTTATCGCGATAGCGGTATTTGAGGATCTCGATATAGCTGCGCGTATATCTCAGCTCATCCTCCAGCGGAATCAACTGAGCATGGACATCCAGTGAGAATTTCAATATATCTCCCAGATGTTCTAGCATGGCGTTGGCTTCGTTGGGCTTACCTGTCAGCTCAAGCACCTTCCAATAAATGGTTTGAAGCGTGTTAAGCAGAAAATGAGGATTCATTTGTGACTGCAACGCCTTGAGCTCAATGACTTCGTAACGATATTTCCGCTCGGAGAGCTGCACGGACAAATAATTGTTTTCCACAAATGTTTTGAGCACGTTTTGGATAATGTAATGATACACATCCGACGGTTTTTTTTCGATTTTGGAGACGACGCCTCCCTTCTGCGCGGACTGGATAATGTTCAATATCGTTTTAACATTGTGATAATTTTTGCGGGTCAGTACAAAAGCGAGCACCGCACCAATCAGGAAGCAAGCCGCGAGTAGAGAGAAGGTGAGCTTGGCCAGAGAATTCGGCACCTTGTACAGGCTTTTCTCCGCAATTACGGTGACGAAGCTCCAGTTGTACGAATCGGACTGCACCTTGGATATAAGATTGGAGCCTCCAACTGAAGGCAAGGTGAAGACGGTGAGCTCGCTTGCAGCCACCTCTTCGATCTGATTGTCCGTCAGAGGCGCTGACTGAGCACTGCTGATTATAAGCTGCCGGCTTGCGTCAAGTACATAAAATTGCTGCTCGGGCAGCTTCTTCAACTGCTCCAATTGCTTGTTGATGTAATCTGTCGAAATGTTCATAATCAGAATGCCGTCATGGCCCGATGGCTGTCCCAAGTTAAGTCGGCGGTAGAATGTAATGACCTCCTTAGGGGGCTCAAATGAATATTCCTTGATGGCGCGCGGCTCCGCCCACATCGATTCATGCTCATGGATTCCAAGCGAACGCTGCCACGTGCTGTCGTAGGATTGCTCCAGATAGTCAATGCCATAGTTGTTGTTGTAAAATCGACCGTAGTCGTTAGGTATATACATATAAATGGAATGGATGTACGGTCTTGTAATGGCCGGAACATTCACAAATTGCCGCAGGGTGTCAAACAGTGTCAAATCGCCGGATGACAGACTCGGCTCCTTCAGAATACGGCTCAGGTTCTGCTTGATGACCGGATTCGAGAAATACAAGGAAACGGCGTCCAGCTCATTAAAAATCAGATTAAAGGTGTCAATCGTCTGGTGGAGCGAATTGGA contains:
- a CDS encoding AAA family ATPase; the protein is MRDSGEARLAAAAALRAESLQGQEQREIEERYGSVQELREMERRQNSGRELPEEELQRRSGQELPEEGLQRRSGRELPEEELQERSGQELPEQELQELHEIEARQQLERLSGRLNEALLGKEEVVRLALAALLAGGHLLLEDVPGVGKTLLARAFAGAIGGTFGRIQFTPDLQPADITGGSIWDARQRDFVYRPGPLMNHVVLADELNRTMPRTQAALLEAMEERRMTIDGVTRELPEPFMLIATQNPLQDEGTFPLPGAQLDRFIMRLGIGYPSVADEVRMLEHSRPPARQSQGHTSVMPAGHWLELQRRAARVSVHRSLLGYAVQVVTATRQSAALALGASPRATRDWVRAAQGTAYLDGREYVVPDDLKATALPVLAHRLVPRDDYYVDGRAAEQALEKILRQCPLPGELDAGRRLS
- a CDS encoding DUF58 domain-containing protein gives rise to the protein MRGRPWISWPILLGVWGFLAAGIGKRGGYVEWFALAILTGIILLAGLSPWLAVRRLAAERRLSAELLQAGEELRVELQFQSAPIWPIVWIAIQDELSSMTDEQAQTVRYRRIVLPWFRTDFRLHYYISPVRRGEWAFNRLQVEAGDLLGLCSRRLKLRVSCDARVLVLPQPAAAGEKLKLWTGGGRLAGRAGQGLPGAAAAAGWRSHQAGPGEERRPYMPGDAYRYLDWRQAAKGRGLQVRKQGQEGAARCLIALDGSAAAHGQDMERFDACIAKALYAYGEAIRQGMQAQLLCNSAQPLRLRQGGGGGASQAGASAGALLLARVRADGQRSLATVLAADKLRLPQGGVLLCISSEAGGWEELLRLAAARRCRVELWLISRGAAPAHAMREQIRMFEQQGGAVKLWTMERSGLRQTAACGEEERHEDQGSGLVS
- a CDS encoding transglutaminase domain-containing protein — its product is MRIRGADSYPDTAGTSRGGGKIDARGQASYRGRTSERGQASHRGHASHRGQTSHRGRTSHREQASHSGQASRGGQRADRESAQSEAAGASRQIAVPQRWPFLVRLVTTALLLTLLCQWLLPLEGMQAVTGLYHIGPLYPLMAIALASGVLLLPGYAALLLNGASCLYAVMALYYRHADPVQWPSRLGGALWSDLSRLLSGRMEVSGELRTLLLFIGAVLLAHTLQSLMWHRFWGPGLALGTGIYLLHLHWAGGIPVERELIVTAAAGMMLTACITYCRAICYDGSILLHRKPAVLRALKPSRWWLSATVCAAVLLAAGWGAASGKPRLDEPAGWVEGWSASRLWTQEHGGASRHQLEATLQSQGLADALGDRGRTGYGAYSGTLGQPLATDERVLFTGYSPRPLYWRGDVMDVYDGRGWKLSEQRLVRKMIGGDAEPSTSPSAVTPLTTQQQESRTVVNEPIERNGELQQGEWMGERERVSSNGMNREDEPLVSLSHKMSSDVIVQRIVLEQPSSDWPLFHGGQDGMVLKLEADGKQASDYAADADTGTLRPTGAGVRSYTIQAVLPADPPGWRMQTQGELAEPSTGAVAGESGGYGVQGMERYLQLPEGLPERIGKLGSHIMEGKGGFQEQARALEHYLRSSYLYTLEDTSVPKQGRDFVDHFLFEQQQGYCVHFSTAMVIMLRTQGIPARWVKGFVPGEPVTAGALQARQLGSSASVPMQQAEASSPLTAYTVRGSDAHAWVEAYIPGSGWVAFDPTPGYGAALGAGASPQPAASAWTPKLYEKLQALWQPQTALLLLCPALLLGGGSAALWLARRQLALKWALRRYRRAAPGSSTARRRFLTVSAAYWRLLYDRYGSKPAGMTGREYLARLALAQSAAKRLEQLVTWEEQQRYGGGGMVPPEYGQVMAVLIPLPSAGV
- the guaA gene encoding glutamine-hydrolyzing GMP synthase — protein: MTTANEIIVVLDFGGQYNQLIARRIRDLGVYSELLPFNTTAEKIRELNPKGIVFSGGPASVYEENSPIVDPAVYDLGIPILGICYGMQLMSHQLQGKVERAGKREYGKAEVEFRSESHLIKGLDKVQTVWMSHSDLVVEPPQGFTIDAGTDHAPIAAMSHAEKQFYAVQFHPEVRHSVYGNEMIRNFLYEVCGCEGSWSMTTFIDDTIREIREQVGSSKVLCALSGGVDSSVVAILLHKAIGDQLTCMFIDHGLLRKGEAESVMETFVGKFDMKVLKIDARDRFMSKLAGVDDPEQKRKIIGNEFIYVFQEESDKLDDFEFLAQGTLYTDIVESGTATAQTIKSHHNVGGLPEDIKFKLVEPLKALFKDEVRKVGTECGLPDAIVWRQPFPGPGLAIRVLGEVTEEKLHIVRESDAILRDEIIKAGLDREIWQYFTALPNMKSVGVMGDARTYSYTVGIRAVTSIDGMTADWARIPWDVLEKISVRIVNEVDNVNRIVYDVTSKPPATIEWE
- a CDS encoding helix-turn-helix transcriptional regulator codes for the protein MYTWQEQIQIIVDEIDECIKNGCDEALTLSSLSRRLGYSEFYTTRKFKEIAGMPFRDYLRHRRLAFALKEVRDSERSMLDIACNYGFSSHEAFSRAFKATYGVAPSEYRKAPKPVVLRTKINSFDRYFLGLGEIGMMKSTDEVNIYFVTIPAHKFLHIKNSESNGYWDFWQKQSLIPGQDCETICGLLDSIKGKLDDDGGSEVNSGSGQIMAYISDSEGRRCDWGFPRIECYGIRLPWDYRGEVPSQMRMMDVPEAEYAVFEHGPFNYEQENRSVEEKVEKAMAAFDSTTTSYCLDISPGRIMYCYHDPERFLKYIRPVKKNDGVH
- a CDS encoding cache domain-containing sensor histidine kinase, whose protein sequence is MKTVHTFFVKNFIAVILPMFIPILVLGGLFHLIIKTQIKDTIIVNNSNSLHQTIDTFNLIFNELDAVSLYFSNPVIKQNLSRILKEPSLSSGDLTLFDTLRQFVNVPAITRPYIHSIYMYIPNDYGRFYNNNYGIDYLEQSYDSTWQRSLGIHEHESMWAEPRAIKEYSFEPPKEVITFYRRLNLGQPSGHDGILIMNISTDYINKQLEQLKKLPEQQFYVLDASRQLIISSAQSAPLTDNQIEEVAASELTVFTLPSVGGSNLISKVQSDSYNWSFVTVIAEKSLYKVPNSLAKLTFSLLAACFLIGAVLAFVLTRKNYHNVKTILNIIQSAQKGGVVSKIEKKPSDVYHYIIQNVLKTFVENNYLSVQLSERKYRYEVIELKALQSQMNPHFLLNTLQTIYWKVLELTGKPNEANAMLEHLGDILKFSLDVHAQLIPLEDELRYTRSYIEILKYRYRDKFSVVWDVYETVLHYHVTKLLLQPLVENALYHGIKNKKGTGIIRIKIRERGGQLVLSVTDNGTGMAPNRLNQIKSKLRCSLDSSDDSQTSHIGLSNTYKRLHLQFGASASLVIRSKPGWGTQVEIVVPLSLTNRSQV